A region from the Alnus glutinosa chromosome 5, dhAlnGlut1.1, whole genome shotgun sequence genome encodes:
- the LOC133868173 gene encoding calcium-transporting ATPase 12, plasma membrane-type-like, translated as MAVAAAILLGGTVASAAWRERGEGTNLGKREKWGEMKISKEKLAIVVLILIDLFIFKKAGIPIRESPFTAIAMLARLAHMLTTSSVKDGDVESNHISMADKADQEGSLDFDRDSSSTSSSLDETEANPQTVLPIVEMEVSSALPRVFINMDSDDAKLQQAHAAKIAAEKSLDSLQNFGGVQGIAESLGPDLDQNELPSDEQASAVSLTQSPEPGFFTRLLKASNDYTVWLLVLAAGLSLFFGFDGMTDGFLYGVITIAVIIVIVVQNYLKLHLSQNMSGKQNPLEMPRKFVVIKRGGHEKEVSSSDILVEGDHIVPLGREPPVQRCKGEPLEELLELDHCSTSDANKPFLSYGANVTGGSGGMLVTSVGTDTTLGQLMSQVTRAPGMTPLPAELDKVNVVLHIIGLLIPILILLVLFLRLKLGDEDVKSKLPQLKGKPIPIMDAISGIFMKSNGKFITLIATLTMSLLGVKGGIPYVISRYIDYWRKKMLSDKALAQKPLAWLTMLSVSTICIDKDAWLTLNRRAVLFDTGWTETNKAIEGLKNAGVNVILVSDDKVPWLESIALESNGLVLEGENFRTYSDEERRSKVNDIMVMESCSPADKLLLVQCLKEKGNRVAMVGGKTNEIPALKEADVGLVMESYSSEMARETSDIIITNGNFSFLVTIVKCGRCAYENIRKYIQFELAMTIAGLLIPSITTLSFGYSPISLIQLLWANWVSTFLGGLALVTEPPTEKLMDKLPLRQTEPLITKAMWRNIASQALCQTAISVLFQIKGQAIMGISKKVSETIIFNSFVLCQVFNIVNARELEKKNVFRGIHRNPWFWVAVGVILVLQVAFIETAHILIGNGNLNWVQWFVCLLLGMTLLAADWATKWTSGCIMDWFTGPLVSHAGAINMIPSSPSESTSNVDLPLINVSSPPLPS; from the exons CTAGCCCACATGTTAACTACGAGCTCCGTCAAGGATGGGGACGTCGAGTCTAATCACATATCCATGGCAGATAAAGCTGATCAGGAGGGTTCTCTTGATTTTGACAGAGACTCATCATCCACTTCCTCCAGCTTGGATGAAACAGAAGCA aACCCACAAACAGTACTGCCAATCGTGGAAATGGAAGTCTCTTCAGCATTACCTCGTGTTTTCATAAATATGGATTCGGATGATGCAAAACTCCAACAAGCCCACGCTGCCAAGATTGCAGCGGAGAAGAGTTTGGATTCCTTACAGAATTTTGGAGGCGTTCAAGGAATTGCAGAGTCTTTGGGTCCTGATTTAGATCAGAACGAACTCCCTAGCGATGAGCAAGCCAGCGCAGTATCCCTAACACAGAGTCCTGAACCGGGCTTCTTTACACGTCTCCTAAAAGCTAGCAATGATTATACCGTTTGGCTTCTAGTCCTGGCTGCAGGGCTGTCACTTTTCTTTGGTTTCGACGGTATGACCGATGGTTTTCTCTACGGGGTCATCACAATTGCTGTTATCATCGTGATTGTGGTACAAAACTACTTAAAGCTCCACCTTTCGCAGAATATGTCAGGAAAACAAAACCCATTGGAAATGCCTCGAAAATTTGTAGTGATCAAGAGAGGGGGACACGAAAAGGAAGTGTCAAGCTCTGATATTTTAGTCGAAGGTGATCACATAGTGCCCCTCGGGAGGGAGCCTCCGGTCCAAAGGTGCAAAGGTGAACCCTTAGAAGAATTACTGGAACTGGATCATTGTTCCACTAGTGATGCTAATAAGCCATTTCTTTCCTATGGTGCAAATGTGACTGGCGGATCTGGTGGCATGCTGGTTACATCAGTGGGCACGGATACAACATTGGGTCAGTTGATGAGTCAGGTTACCCGAGCCCCTGGCATGACCCCTTTACCAGCGGAACTTGACAAAGTGAATGTTGTATTACATATTATTGGCCTTCTAATCCCTATCCTCATCCTTTTAGTATTGTTTCTCCGTTTGAAGCTTGGAGATGAAGATGTTAAATCTAAGCTCCCACAGCTCAAGGGGAAACCAATTCCAATAATGGATGCGATCAGCGGAATTTTCATGAAGTCAAATGGCAAGTTCATTACCTTAATAGCCACACTTACTATGTCGCTGCTTGGAGTAAAGGGAGGAATACCTTATGTAATCTCGCGCTACATTGACTATTGGCGGAAGAAGATGCTGTCTGACAAGGCCTTGGCGCAAAAACCTTTGGCTTGGCTCACCATGCTTTCGGTCTCAACTATCTGCATTGACAAAGATGCATGGCTAACACTAAACCGACGCGCAGTACTATTTGACACGGGCTGGACAGAGACAAACAAAGCAATAGAAGGTTTGAAAAATGCTGGAGTTAACGTCATACTGGTTTCAGATGATAAAGTGCCATGGTTGGAATCCATAGCTCTCGAGTCAAATGGATTGGTGCTTGAAGGTGAAAACTTTCGAACTTACAGCGACGAAGAGAGGAGGAGTAAAGTAAATGATATCATGGTGATGGAAAGCTGCTCTCCAGCTGATAAGCTCCTTCTGGTGCAGTGTTTGAAGGAAAAAGGCAATAGAGTAGCAATGGTTGGGGGCAAAACAAATGAGATTCCAGCATTGAAAGAAGCTGACGTGGGGCTTGTGATGGAGAGTTATAGCAGTGAAATGGCCAGAGAAACTTCTGACATCATCATCACGAATGGTAACTTCAGTTTCTTGGTCACCATTGTGAAGTGCGGGAGATGTGCCTATGAAAATATTCGCAAGTATATCCAATTTGAGCTCGCCATGACTATTGCAGGGCTGTTGATACCCAGCATCACAACCTTATCTTTTGGATATTCTCCAATTTCGTTAATCCAATTGCTATGGGCTAACTGGGTTTCGACCTTTCTAGGTGGTCTTGCATTAGTGACAGAGCCACCAACAGAGAAACTGATGGACAAGCTACCACTGAGACAAACCGAACCGCTGATCACCAAG GCTATGTGGAGAAACATTGCCAGTCAAGCTCTATGTCAGACTGCCATCTCAGTGCTCTTCCAAATTAAAGGGCAGGCTATCATGGGCATCAGCAAGAAGGTTAGTGAAACCATTATCTTTAACAGTTTTGTTCTCTGCCAAGTATTTAACATAGTCAACGCAAGGGAGCTGGAGAAGAAGAATGTGTTTAGGGGCATTCATCGTAACCCCTGGTTTTGGGTGGCTGTGGGTGTTATTCTGGTGCTCCAGGTGGCTTTTATTGAGACTGCACATATCCTTATAGGGAATGGAAATTTGAATTGGGTGCAGTGGTTCGTCTGTCTTCTACTTGGGATGACTTTATTGGCAGCCGATTGGGCTACAAAATGGACATCAGGATGCATCATGGATTGGTTCACTGGACCATTAGTCTCACATGCGGGAGCCATTAACATGATACCGTCTTCTCCCTCAGAATCTACTTCTAATGTTGACCTGCCACTCATCAATGTTTCCAGTCCTCCTCTCCCATCTTAG
- the LOC133869498 gene encoding glucan endo-1,3-beta-glucosidase 4-like: protein MSSPLPRNLLALLLLTLTLQTSDGQFEGWCIADEQTPDDELVKALDWACGIGGADCSKIQVNKACYLPNTIRDHASYAFNNYYQKFKNKGATCYFNSAAMITDLDPSHNSCKFEHLL from the exons ATGTCGTCTCCGTTGCCAAGAAATCTTCTAGCTCTGCTCCTCTTGACACTAACTCTTCAAACCTCTG ATGGGCAATTTGAGGGATGGTGCATAGCTGATGAGCAGACCCCAGATGATGAACTGGTGAAAGCGCTCGACTGGGCTTGTGGAATAGGAGGTGCGGATTGCAGCAAAATACAAGTAAACAAGGCTTGCTACTTACCAAACACAATAAGGGACCATGCCTCTTATGCCTTCAACAACTATTATCAGAAGTTCAAGAACAAAGGAGCTACTTGCTATTTTAACTCAGCTGCAATGATCACTGATCTTGACCCAA GTCATAATTCATGCAAGTTTGAACATCTTCTTTGA